In a single window of the Verrucomicrobiota bacterium genome:
- a CDS encoding O-acetylhomoserine aminocarboxypropyltransferase/cysteine synthase family protein → MKLETLCLHGGQAPDPTTNSRAVPVYRTSSFVFDSTEHAANLFALKELGNIYSRLMNPTNDVLEKRLSLLEGAPEPGGLAHASGTAAVFNTVINLAQAGDNIISARNLYGGSYTQFHDILPKLGIEVRFVDSQDPANFAAAADDKTRAFFTETVSNPALEVADLEAIAQHAHDLGLPLVVDSTFTTPAMLRPLDFGADIVIHSLTKWLGGHGAGIGGLVIDSGRFSWGAGKHPLYDEPDTSYHGLRWGHDLPEPLAPLAFILRMRTVPMRNLGACLAPDAAWTFLQGVETLSLRMERHCANSLAVAQHLSQHPSVEWVRYPGLASDPEYAKNQKYLGGQGGPMVVFGIQGGAEAGKKFIEALGLFSHLANVGDAKSLAIHPATTTHSQLNEEQQLAGGIRPELIRLSVGIEHIDDILADLDQALSVAATS, encoded by the coding sequence ATGAAACTCGAAACTCTCTGTCTCCACGGCGGGCAAGCGCCCGACCCCACCACCAACTCCCGAGCCGTCCCCGTCTACCGGACCAGCTCCTTTGTTTTTGATTCGACAGAGCACGCAGCCAACCTCTTCGCCCTCAAAGAACTGGGAAACATCTACTCCCGGCTCATGAACCCCACGAACGACGTGCTCGAAAAGCGTCTCTCCCTCCTGGAAGGAGCGCCCGAGCCCGGGGGACTGGCGCACGCCTCCGGCACGGCCGCCGTCTTCAACACCGTCATCAACCTGGCCCAAGCCGGGGACAACATCATCTCCGCGCGCAACCTCTACGGCGGCTCCTACACCCAATTCCACGACATCTTGCCGAAACTGGGGATCGAAGTCCGCTTCGTCGACTCGCAAGACCCGGCCAACTTTGCAGCCGCCGCCGATGACAAAACCCGCGCCTTCTTCACGGAAACCGTCTCCAATCCCGCCCTGGAAGTCGCCGACTTGGAAGCCATCGCCCAGCACGCGCACGACCTGGGCTTGCCCTTGGTGGTGGACTCCACCTTCACCACCCCGGCTATGCTGCGCCCCCTCGACTTCGGGGCCGACATCGTGATCCACTCCCTGACCAAATGGCTGGGAGGCCACGGAGCCGGCATCGGCGGCCTGGTGATTGACTCCGGCCGCTTCTCTTGGGGCGCCGGCAAGCACCCGCTCTACGACGAGCCGGACACCTCCTACCACGGCCTCCGCTGGGGCCACGACCTCCCGGAACCGCTCGCCCCCCTCGCCTTCATCCTTCGCATGCGGACCGTGCCCATGCGGAACCTCGGGGCCTGCCTCGCGCCCGACGCGGCTTGGACCTTCCTCCAGGGAGTGGAAACCCTCTCTTTGCGGATGGAGCGCCACTGCGCCAACTCGCTGGCCGTCGCCCAGCACCTCTCCCAACACCCGAGCGTGGAATGGGTCCGCTACCCGGGGCTTGCCTCCGACCCCGAATACGCCAAGAACCAGAAATACCTCGGCGGGCAAGGCGGCCCCATGGTCGTGTTCGGCATCCAGGGCGGCGCGGAAGCCGGCAAAAAATTCATCGAAGCCCTCGGCCTCTTCTCCCACCTCGCGAACGTGGGAGACGCCAAAAGCCTCGCCATCCATCCCGCCACCACCACCCACAGCCAACTCAATGAAGAGCAGCAGCTCGCCGGAGGCATCCGCCCCGAGCTCATCCGCCTGAGCGTGGGCATCGAGCACATCGACGACATCCTAGCCGACCTCGATCAGGCCCTCTCGGTGGCCGCCACTTCCTGA
- a CDS encoding DoxX family protein translates to MKVNNILYYLSTGLVTLFMVGGGLTYLAGSERIEAAFSFEMQGDYNAIGFPGWLILPMGIMKVAGALALWLPFVPKWIREWAYAGMFFNLLLAIGAHVFNPINPEDNDLIAVLPFVMVIISRATLFRKEAAKA, encoded by the coding sequence ATGAAGGTGAACAATATTCTTTACTATCTTTCGACCGGGCTGGTGACCCTTTTCATGGTCGGGGGCGGCTTGACTTACTTGGCTGGTAGTGAGCGGATCGAAGCGGCCTTTAGCTTTGAGATGCAGGGTGACTACAATGCGATTGGTTTTCCCGGCTGGCTCATTTTGCCGATGGGGATCATGAAAGTGGCGGGGGCGCTCGCGCTCTGGCTGCCTTTTGTGCCGAAGTGGATCCGCGAGTGGGCCTACGCCGGGATGTTTTTCAATCTTCTGCTGGCGATCGGTGCGCATGTCTTCAATCCCATCAACCCGGAGGACAACGATCTCATTGCGGTCTTGCCTTTTGTGATGGTGATCATTTCTCGCGCCACGCTTTTCCGGAAGGAGGCGGCCAAGGCCTGA
- a CDS encoding excinuclease ABC subunit UvrC: MKPEKTDFKARLRDVPHRPGVYLMRDRLNKVIYVGKARDLRKRLSNYFQPSRQTLAEAKTRALIHSIWDFEIHLVRNEPEALLLEGKLIKEFRPRYNIAFRDDKRFLLLKIHLEDPYPRFQTTRLKKPDGARYFGPFASSGALRATLDWINKEYGLRVCRPKTPGERDYKHCNADVIRNCAAPCIGRVNRDTYRERIASACSFLERGDRAILKSVKAEMEEAASQLDFERAAQLRDVLTNLEKTLRPTRQFRSTNTQRMGEAIQPESDIEELGEYLRLSGPPKLIECFDISNISTTYSVASMVRFRDGKPDNAAYRRYKIKTLENAQNDFASMAEVIRRRYSRILLEARQAARDQATETTESPREATQRLIHQAEKAESEGRASQRKKPLVRLPDLIVVDGGKGQLSSALEELRRLGLHDQPIVGLAKQREEIFFPGESTPLRIPHDRGSLKLLQRLRDEAHRTANGYHQLLMKRRVRESLLDDVPGISQAKKKILLEKFGSVTRLQNASAEEIAQIKGISRAGAEKILASLLEISAI, encoded by the coding sequence AGGCAAGGCGCGCGACCTCCGAAAACGCCTCTCGAACTACTTCCAGCCCTCCCGTCAAACCCTGGCCGAAGCCAAGACTCGGGCCCTCATCCACTCCATTTGGGACTTCGAAATCCACCTCGTCCGCAACGAGCCGGAAGCCCTCCTCCTGGAAGGCAAGCTCATCAAGGAGTTCCGCCCTCGCTACAACATCGCCTTCCGCGATGACAAACGCTTCCTCCTCCTCAAAATCCACCTGGAGGACCCCTACCCCCGCTTCCAGACCACCCGATTGAAAAAACCCGATGGTGCCCGCTACTTCGGCCCCTTCGCCAGCTCCGGCGCCCTCCGCGCCACCCTTGACTGGATCAATAAGGAATACGGCCTCCGCGTCTGTCGGCCCAAGACCCCCGGCGAGCGGGACTACAAACACTGCAACGCAGACGTCATCCGCAACTGCGCCGCGCCCTGCATCGGCCGCGTCAACCGGGACACCTACCGGGAACGGATCGCCTCCGCCTGCTCCTTCCTCGAACGCGGCGATCGCGCCATTCTCAAAAGCGTGAAAGCGGAGATGGAAGAAGCCGCCAGCCAGCTCGACTTCGAACGGGCGGCCCAACTGCGAGACGTCCTCACCAACCTCGAAAAAACCCTCCGTCCCACCCGCCAATTTCGCTCCACCAACACCCAACGCATGGGCGAAGCCATCCAGCCGGAGAGCGACATCGAAGAACTGGGCGAATATCTCCGCCTGAGCGGTCCGCCCAAGCTCATTGAATGCTTCGACATCTCGAACATCAGCACCACCTACAGCGTGGCCTCCATGGTGCGCTTTCGGGACGGCAAACCGGACAATGCCGCCTACCGCCGCTACAAAATCAAAACCCTGGAAAACGCCCAGAACGACTTCGCCTCCATGGCGGAAGTCATTCGCCGCCGTTACTCCCGCATCCTGCTCGAAGCCCGCCAAGCCGCCCGAGACCAAGCCACCGAAACGACCGAAAGCCCACGCGAAGCCACCCAACGGCTCATCCACCAAGCCGAAAAGGCCGAAAGCGAAGGCCGCGCCTCCCAGCGGAAAAAGCCCCTCGTCCGGCTGCCGGACCTCATCGTAGTCGACGGGGGCAAAGGCCAACTCAGCAGCGCCTTGGAAGAGCTTCGACGCCTCGGCCTCCACGATCAACCCATCGTCGGCCTCGCCAAACAACGAGAAGAAATCTTCTTCCCTGGGGAAAGCACGCCTCTCCGGATTCCTCACGACCGCGGATCGCTCAAACTCCTGCAACGCCTGCGCGACGAAGCCCACCGCACCGCCAATGGCTACCACCAACTGCTCATGAAACGCCGGGTCCGGGAAAGCCTCCTCGACGACGTCCCCGGGATCAGCCAGGCCAAGAAAAAGATCCTGCTGGAAAAATTTGGAAGCGTCACCCGCCTCCAAAACGCCTCCGCTGAAGAAATCGCACAAATCAAAGGCATCTCGCGAGCCGGAGCCGAAAAAATCCTCGCCTCCCTCTTGGAAATCTCGGCAATCTAA